Proteins encoded within one genomic window of Halomonas sp. YLGW01:
- a CDS encoding glycosyltransferase gives MKKIMVICTNADEAGAPRHVYSIVNGLREKFVFVVVFGEEGPVAEKIRELGIDVYIVENLRSSINLSDDFRALKKIQRIFSLHKPDVVHCHSSKAAMLGRVIAWKNTVSAIYTVHGWGWRGLGLIPRTLVFCIEYVLAKICSNVHYIYVSNSVKSQAEGVLGIKEYEGAVIYNGVRDLKHNSEPSSGPLKILMPARVCDAKNHAMILKVFNSLDFDSELWLCGAGTDSNEFKETVADLAPKRVSDIKLLGQRSDIEFLMSQADVVALISNYEALPLAIIEAMSAGKMVVATNVGGVSELVANDDNGILVENNDFSSLVNAFARSSSLELRVKMGERSRMAYLNNFSLEDMCEKVSSVYMVS, from the coding sequence ATGAAAAAGATAATGGTTATATGTACAAATGCAGATGAAGCGGGAGCTCCTAGACATGTTTATAGTATTGTGAACGGGCTTCGTGAGAAATTTGTTTTTGTTGTAGTGTTTGGTGAAGAAGGTCCGGTCGCCGAAAAAATACGTGAGCTTGGTATTGATGTTTACATTGTAGAGAATTTGAGAAGTAGTATTAACCTGTCTGATGATTTCCGAGCGCTAAAAAAAATACAAAGAATATTTTCTCTACACAAACCTGATGTTGTGCACTGTCATAGCTCCAAGGCTGCCATGTTAGGTAGAGTTATAGCATGGAAGAATACTGTTAGTGCAATTTATACTGTTCATGGCTGGGGGTGGAGAGGCTTGGGGCTTATACCACGTACATTAGTTTTTTGTATTGAGTATGTTTTAGCTAAAATATGTAGCAATGTTCACTATATTTATGTTTCTAATTCTGTAAAATCTCAGGCGGAGGGAGTGCTTGGCATAAAAGAATATGAGGGGGCGGTGATTTATAATGGAGTTCGTGATTTAAAACATAATAGTGAGCCCTCCTCAGGTCCTCTTAAAATCCTTATGCCTGCTAGAGTATGTGATGCGAAAAATCACGCTATGATTCTGAAGGTATTCAATTCCTTAGATTTTGATTCTGAGCTGTGGCTTTGTGGCGCAGGAACAGATAGTAATGAATTTAAGGAGACTGTCGCAGATCTTGCGCCCAAAAGGGTTTCAGATATCAAGCTACTAGGTCAGCGGTCAGATATAGAATTCTTGATGTCGCAGGCAGACGTTGTTGCATTGATATCTAATTACGAAGCTTTACCTCTTGCAATTATTGAGGCGATGAGTGCAGGAAAAATGGTAGTAGCAACTAATGTCGGCGGTGTTTCTGAGCTTGTAGCTAATGACGATAATGGTATTTTAGTAGAGAATAATGATTTTTCATCTCTTGTGAATGCTTTTGCTCGTTCATCTTCTTTAGAATTGAGGGTGAAGATGGGTGAAAGGTCGAGAATGGCTTATTTGAATAATTTTTCTTTGGAAGATATGTGTGAAAAAGTCTCAAGTGTATATATGGTCAGTTAA
- a CDS encoding glycosyltransferase, with product MMGDKRQAEVCVLIGLHRIDKYTYEAIDSAIRQVGVIHNVLVIANGSEAKKIKNELEYKYSDESLLRVVSTPIPQLSYSLNYGLSLTDCEYVARMDADDVSEPDRLRKQLAAIKERRLDVLGSDVRIIDPDGDVVGCRVYPKGDDINKLVRLKNPFCHPSVMYRKSFITMARGYNSGFSSEDYDLWLRLYRLGVKWDNLDEKLIRYRVHSNSSQGASLAYAECAGLAVREFLLKPNVKSVISILWNSFRSML from the coding sequence ATGATGGGTGATAAACGTCAAGCTGAAGTATGCGTGCTTATAGGGTTGCACAGGATAGATAAGTATACCTATGAGGCAATTGATAGTGCTATAAGACAAGTTGGTGTTATTCATAACGTTTTAGTTATCGCTAATGGTTCAGAAGCTAAAAAAATAAAAAATGAACTTGAGTATAAATATTCTGATGAGTCTTTGCTGCGTGTAGTATCCACTCCTATTCCTCAGCTCTCTTATTCCTTGAATTATGGGCTTTCTTTAACTGATTGCGAATATGTCGCTAGGATGGATGCAGATGATGTTTCAGAGCCTGATCGATTAAGGAAGCAGCTTGCTGCTATTAAAGAGCGTAGGCTTGATGTGTTGGGTAGTGATGTAAGGATTATCGATCCGGATGGTGATGTCGTAGGTTGTAGAGTTTATCCAAAAGGAGATGATATAAATAAGCTTGTAAGGTTGAAAAATCCCTTTTGTCATCCATCCGTTATGTATAGAAAATCGTTCATAACTATGGCTAGGGGTTACAACTCTGGCTTTTCTTCTGAAGATTACGATCTATGGCTTCGTCTATACCGACTGGGTGTTAAGTGGGATAATTTGGATGAAAAGTTAATAAGATACAGGGTTCACTCAAACTCATCTCAAGGGGCAAGCCTTGCTTATGCTGAGTGTGCAGGTTTGGCTGTTAGAGAATTCCTTTTAAAGCCAAATGTTAAATCAGTGATATCGATTCTATGGAATTCATTTAGATCAATGCTCTAA
- a CDS encoding alpha-1,2-fucosyltransferase, translating into MIIVRLDGGLGNQLFQYAAALSFARENNCELMLDARSYSKDEQHGGVRLHNMNIHPLKVIGKDERRKYPGWVLNIVMKAPLLSKIPFLKIAHEAYGSPGMKKQDYALMIGYWQSRRYFDGIFSELKSVFIPKEISSSSVFYSEAIMDESSVAIHVRRGDYISNKRALKNHGICGLNYYRQAMDYIEGRVCRPKYFVFSDDLQWVEENMESLFSGRDVSYVNGGSQEEDLWLMSLAKHNIIANSSFSWWGAYLGSSDGQIVVCPYPWYDKRQKFSLDPSLDSWVGVHK; encoded by the coding sequence GTGATTATTGTTCGACTGGACGGAGGGCTGGGCAATCAGCTCTTTCAATATGCCGCTGCTTTAAGTTTTGCGCGGGAAAACAATTGTGAATTGATGTTAGATGCGCGTTCGTACAGTAAAGATGAACAACATGGTGGGGTTAGGCTCCATAATATGAATATTCATCCTTTAAAAGTTATAGGGAAAGATGAGCGTAGGAAGTATCCTGGATGGGTCTTAAATATAGTCATGAAAGCACCCTTGTTATCTAAAATACCGTTCCTGAAAATAGCGCATGAAGCGTATGGTTCTCCAGGGATGAAAAAACAAGATTACGCCTTGATGATTGGATATTGGCAGAGTAGGAGATACTTCGATGGTATTTTTTCTGAGCTGAAAAGCGTTTTCATTCCTAAGGAGATAAGTAGTTCATCTGTTTTTTATTCCGAGGCTATAATGGATGAATCGTCAGTGGCTATCCATGTGAGGCGTGGAGACTATATTAGTAATAAAAGGGCTTTAAAAAACCACGGTATTTGTGGTTTGAATTACTATAGACAAGCTATGGATTATATTGAGGGTAGAGTTTGTAGGCCAAAGTACTTTGTGTTTAGTGATGATCTACAATGGGTTGAGGAAAATATGGAAAGCCTCTTCAGTGGGCGAGATGTTTCCTACGTAAATGGTGGTAGCCAGGAAGAGGATCTCTGGCTAATGAGTTTGGCAAAACATAATATTATAGCTAATAGTAGTTTTAGTTGGTGGGGAGCATATTTAGGCTCTAGTGATGGCCAGATTGTTGTTTGTCCGTACCCCTGGTATGACAAGAGGCAAAAGTTTTCTTTGGATCCTTCTTTAGATAGTTGGGTTGGTGTTCATAAATGA
- a CDS encoding helix-turn-helix domain-containing protein encodes MTQCYRHLTAEDRATIMMMRATHSIRSIATHLGRAPCTVHRAPCTERRVARNRTPHGQPHQGLRCQPGGLSSSFDATAATSASQAAP; translated from the coding sequence ATGACCCAGTGCTACCGCCATCTCACCGCCGAAGACCGAGCCACCATCATGATGATGCGAGCGACTCATTCGATCCGGTCCATCGCCACTCATCTGGGCCGTGCACCGTGCACCGTGCACCGTGCACCGTGCACCGAGCGCCGTGTCGCGAGAAATCGCACGCCACACGGTCAACCCCATCAAGGGCTACGATGCCAGCCTGGCGGGCTATCGAGCTCGTTTGACGCGACAGCAGCCACGTCAGCGTCCCAAGCTGCACCCTGA
- a CDS encoding glycosyltransferase, translating into MPVNSICFLYQCEYGGTDSLLKRAEGWLFENGVNVIDESQLVDSKPHVDLFVLPTSRLKDSYKIVKCYKDDSGFLIWSMGHGAFKASIYNTNGKYSFFLGFLISKFAEKCQKALIETRSLVYTDYTGMLYDLNGRITNGVPIDEIIYPIAVPVPAYEEKKVKADDKSCGLRAVWLGRVSTDFKVHPLMCLLEDINSTNADVSLINSFTVIGSGDGLELLKSYIKESHFSFPVFFVESVDYSQLSDFLRKSYDVMFAMGTSALDGARSGLPTIIVKPFSSLSSKPVKRYRWIYKSYGFSLGELPIKNYGLPQNDVQFGRIVQDLTEKGCHFHSVESKLYSESFHEDVVFHKLFFERNVKPISYKGLKVFCLLNLVFRFKFAIKRCFGYLDNSKKKC; encoded by the coding sequence ATGCCAGTGAATTCTATTTGTTTTCTTTATCAATGTGAATATGGAGGTACTGACAGCTTACTAAAACGAGCTGAGGGCTGGTTGTTTGAAAATGGTGTGAATGTTATTGATGAGAGTCAATTGGTAGACAGTAAGCCGCATGTTGACTTATTTGTTCTTCCAACATCAAGGTTGAAAGATTCCTACAAAATAGTAAAGTGTTACAAAGATGATAGTGGTTTTTTAATATGGTCTATGGGCCATGGTGCTTTTAAGGCATCTATATATAACACTAACGGTAAGTACAGCTTTTTTCTTGGGTTTTTGATTAGCAAGTTTGCTGAGAAGTGTCAAAAAGCCTTAATAGAAACCCGAAGCTTAGTATACACAGACTATACTGGAATGCTCTATGATTTAAACGGCCGTATTACCAATGGTGTGCCTATAGATGAAATTATTTACCCCATTGCTGTTCCTGTTCCTGCTTATGAAGAAAAGAAAGTAAAGGCAGACGATAAAAGTTGCGGGCTTCGAGCAGTTTGGTTAGGAAGGGTGAGTACAGATTTTAAGGTTCATCCACTCATGTGTCTTCTTGAAGATATAAACAGCACCAATGCTGATGTTTCTTTGATAAATAGCTTTACAGTTATTGGTTCTGGTGATGGACTAGAATTGCTAAAAAGCTATATAAAAGAATCTCATTTTAGTTTTCCTGTCTTTTTTGTAGAAAGTGTAGATTATAGTCAATTGAGTGACTTCTTGAGAAAAAGCTACGATGTAATGTTCGCCATGGGTACATCGGCATTGGATGGTGCTCGTTCAGGATTGCCTACTATTATAGTTAAACCATTTTCTTCTTTAAGCAGTAAGCCAGTTAAAAGATATAGGTGGATCTATAAATCGTATGGTTTCTCGCTAGGCGAGTTGCCCATTAAGAATTATGGTTTACCTCAGAATGATGTCCAGTTCGGGAGAATTGTTCAAGATCTCACAGAGAAAGGGTGTCATTTCCATTCAGTGGAAAGCAAGTTATATTCAGAGTCTTTCCATGAAGACGTTGTCTTCCATAAACTTTTTTTTGAACGGAATGTGAAACCCATAAGCTACAAAGGACTGAAAGTGTTCTGTTTGTTAAATCTGGTTTTTAGATTTAAATTTGCGATAAAAAGATGTTTTGGCTATCTTGATAATAGTAAAAAAAAATGCTGA
- the wzy gene encoding O-antigen polysaccharide polymerase Wzy — MVNSNRSYSLFILLCCSFLALVVFFFAFLFLGGDGGGGSFFVLYCLVLLLSLSGFSLNKKIISPVGFFILSVVVFILARPILSIFFNGELVEAGIVLNHGDEVKPVIFLSFCLSVIVFGYCIFPAKKIDRFLPKVPSGRILRKEFSSLFLFFAFFLVFVFLYKSYQASLLLGDYSYFELAGKEGFSNHIKYFFYAKYCIIAYLLLSGHSAKYNLGALILALGGVGFLFVGLRGYAVAYFFMYLYFLAEKRSINIAGLSLIALFVVYISSAVIEYRLGIKIYDGVFDVLYKTFHQQGATFEVLYGAVNFTDELRSCIKIYDYFFSSTDFGQCVDRSRGVYWEYGGFASSFFAEIYYLGLLPSLAFCLTLGSLLKYLDFISQVRAKYLKGEFSVQDGKLHGLILFLTIPNLIYFARSGSYDLLVKFFAVLILTLAASYAFRCLLVVHPAHSSS, encoded by the coding sequence ATGGTTAATTCAAACAGAAGTTATTCCCTTTTTATTTTACTGTGCTGTTCTTTTTTAGCACTTGTGGTGTTCTTCTTTGCTTTCCTTTTTTTGGGGGGTGATGGGGGGGGGGGATCTTTTTTTGTACTGTATTGTCTTGTTTTGCTATTAAGCTTATCTGGTTTTTCGCTCAATAAAAAAATAATTTCCCCAGTGGGTTTTTTTATTTTGTCCGTGGTCGTCTTTATTTTAGCAAGGCCTATCTTGTCTATTTTTTTTAATGGGGAGTTGGTGGAGGCTGGAATTGTTCTGAACCATGGAGATGAAGTTAAGCCAGTCATCTTTTTGTCTTTTTGCCTTTCAGTTATTGTGTTTGGCTATTGTATTTTCCCTGCAAAAAAAATAGATAGGTTTTTGCCTAAGGTGCCCAGTGGGCGTATTTTAAGGAAGGAGTTTTCAAGTCTTTTCTTGTTTTTTGCGTTTTTTTTGGTTTTCGTATTTTTATATAAATCTTATCAGGCATCGTTATTGCTTGGGGATTATAGCTATTTTGAGCTTGCAGGCAAAGAGGGGTTTAGCAACCATATTAAGTATTTTTTTTACGCTAAATACTGTATAATCGCTTACCTTTTACTATCTGGCCACTCTGCTAAATATAATCTTGGTGCATTAATTTTGGCTTTGGGCGGAGTCGGTTTCTTGTTTGTTGGTCTGAGGGGTTATGCAGTCGCATACTTCTTCATGTATCTATATTTTCTGGCTGAGAAGAGAAGTATTAATATTGCGGGATTGTCTCTGATCGCTTTATTTGTTGTTTATATATCATCTGCAGTGATTGAGTACAGGCTTGGGATTAAGATTTACGATGGGGTTTTTGATGTATTGTATAAGACATTTCACCAACAAGGTGCGACATTTGAGGTTTTATATGGTGCTGTTAATTTCACAGATGAGTTGAGGTCATGCATAAAAATATACGATTATTTTTTCTCTAGTACTGATTTTGGGCAATGTGTTGACAGGTCAAGAGGTGTTTACTGGGAGTACGGAGGATTTGCTAGTAGCTTCTTTGCTGAGATATATTACTTGGGTCTCCTTCCCTCATTGGCTTTTTGTCTAACTCTGGGGTCGCTGCTTAAATACCTTGATTTTATATCACAAGTTAGGGCTAAATATCTTAAGGGTGAATTCTCTGTTCAAGACGGTAAACTGCATGGCCTTATTCTTTTTCTGACCATTCCTAATTTGATATATTTCGCTCGAAGTGGTTCGTATGATCTTCTGGTTAAGTTCTTCGCAGTATTAATTCTAACACTTGCGGCTAGCTATGCGTTTAGGTGTTTATTAGTGGTTCATCCAGCTCACTCTTCATCTTAA
- a CDS encoding IS30 family transposase: protein MGYRQLTQTQRYQIYARHDLGMSRRQIARELGIHNSTVSRELRRNATDSGYDPEQAQSCSDHRRRTSWKWTKRLPSMIAAVVDRLREEWSPEQISGFMAPLSGVGVSHQWIYSLIWDDKARGGELWKHLRQPKRRSKHRAQAKSAGLGKIPNRVGIEHRAAEIDDRRFIGHWEGDTVVQGHKQSGLVTLVERRSGYLLAARLPKLSAELTQRAMIRLLKPRRGAVQTITLDNGSEFADHETVAQAVTAATYFCDPYCSGQRGTNENTNGLIRQYFPKGTDFRQVTDAKLRKVVEKLNDRPRKRLGYRTPAQVFLGEYSGALDTAGAALVA, encoded by the coding sequence ATGGGATACCGACAGCTGACCCAGACCCAACGATACCAGATCTATGCCCGTCATGACTTGGGCATGAGCCGACGTCAGATCGCCAGAGAGCTTGGCATCCACAACAGCACGGTCAGCCGGGAACTGCGCCGTAACGCCACCGACAGCGGTTACGATCCTGAGCAGGCGCAGTCCTGCAGTGATCATCGGCGACGCACTTCCTGGAAGTGGACGAAGCGCTTGCCCAGCATGATTGCCGCTGTCGTCGACCGGCTGCGAGAGGAATGGAGCCCAGAGCAGATCAGCGGTTTCATGGCCCCCTTGTCTGGCGTCGGCGTCAGTCACCAGTGGATCTATTCCTTAATCTGGGATGACAAGGCCCGCGGTGGCGAGCTCTGGAAGCACCTCCGCCAGCCCAAGCGGCGCAGCAAGCACCGGGCTCAAGCCAAGAGCGCAGGACTTGGTAAGATTCCCAACCGCGTGGGCATCGAGCATCGCGCGGCTGAGATCGATGACAGGCGCTTTATCGGGCACTGGGAGGGTGACACCGTGGTCCAGGGGCACAAGCAGTCGGGCCTGGTCACGCTGGTCGAGCGACGTAGCGGCTATCTGCTGGCGGCACGGTTGCCCAAGCTTTCGGCGGAGCTGACGCAAAGGGCCATGATTCGGCTGCTAAAACCTCGCCGCGGTGCTGTCCAGACCATCACCCTGGACAACGGCTCGGAATTCGCTGATCACGAGACCGTAGCCCAGGCGGTAACGGCAGCGACTTACTTCTGCGATCCCTACTGCTCCGGGCAGCGTGGGACCAATGAGAACACCAATGGCCTGATACGACAGTACTTCCCCAAGGGAACGGACTTTCGACAGGTCACCGATGCCAAGCTGCGCAAGGTGGTCGAGAAGCTGAATGACCGACCCCGAAAGCGTCTCGGCTATCGCACACCGGCACAGGTGTTCCTGGGGGAATATTCAGGCGCCCTGGATACCGCAGGTGCTGCGCTTGTTGCTTGA
- a CDS encoding O-antigen translocase has translation MTLIKTSFLSLIATTVKILAGLSINKAVSVFVGPSGLAVIGQFQNIMQLSMTMAQGGINTGVTKYTAQYGVDGEQLIPLLATAARISLVCSLIVGLGLIIFSHFAAQQFLESAEFSYIFVLFGCTIVLFVINQLLLSIVNGLKEVKNFVLINVAQNTFSLFYTTLLVVYFGLDGALVALVTNQSIVLALVIWHLRNHAIVKLQTFKRKFDLAQAKKLFRYSAMAITTATAVPISHLVIRNYLGETLGWEKAGYWQAIWYISSMYLMVVTTTLGIYYLPRLSEINDKKKIVQELLAGYKLIMPVVMVMAVTIYLLKDFIIWLLFSPSFTPMRALFAWQLVGDVIKLAGWLLAYMMLAKAMTKLFILTELVFSGLFILLTFLFVNEFGLVGVTYAFALNYSLYLLVMIWCMRYRFFCYFSDPG, from the coding sequence ATGACACTTATTAAAACATCTTTTCTAAGCCTGATTGCCACAACAGTTAAAATCTTGGCAGGCCTTTCTATTAACAAGGCAGTGTCAGTATTTGTTGGGCCTTCTGGCTTGGCAGTAATCGGCCAGTTTCAAAATATAATGCAGCTGTCCATGACTATGGCTCAGGGTGGTATCAATACAGGTGTTACTAAATATACAGCTCAATACGGTGTAGATGGTGAACAACTCATCCCGCTTCTCGCAACTGCTGCACGGATATCGTTAGTATGCTCGCTGATCGTGGGGCTTGGCCTGATTATCTTTTCTCACTTTGCCGCACAACAATTTCTTGAAAGCGCCGAATTTTCCTACATTTTTGTTTTGTTCGGTTGCACGATAGTTCTATTTGTGATCAATCAGCTTCTTTTGTCTATTGTCAATGGCTTGAAAGAAGTAAAGAACTTTGTTCTTATAAATGTTGCTCAAAATACTTTTAGCCTCTTTTATACCACATTGTTAGTTGTTTACTTCGGTTTGGATGGCGCTTTGGTGGCGTTGGTCACAAACCAATCGATAGTATTGGCTTTAGTGATTTGGCACTTGCGCAATCATGCAATAGTTAAGCTACAAACATTCAAGAGAAAATTTGATTTAGCTCAAGCAAAGAAATTATTTCGTTACTCAGCGATGGCGATTACTACTGCTACGGCTGTTCCCATATCCCATCTTGTTATACGTAATTATCTAGGTGAGACTCTAGGATGGGAAAAAGCTGGTTACTGGCAGGCTATTTGGTATATTTCCTCAATGTACTTAATGGTGGTTACAACGACACTTGGTATCTACTATCTTCCTCGTTTATCTGAAATTAATGATAAAAAAAAGATTGTGCAAGAACTTCTTGCAGGGTATAAGCTTATCATGCCTGTTGTGATGGTGATGGCTGTAACGATTTACCTACTTAAGGATTTTATTATTTGGTTATTGTTTAGTCCAAGTTTTACCCCTATGCGTGCATTGTTCGCTTGGCAACTTGTAGGAGATGTGATTAAGTTGGCTGGGTGGCTTTTAGCCTATATGATGTTGGCAAAGGCTATGACTAAGTTGTTTATTCTTACCGAACTTGTTTTTTCAGGTCTATTTATTCTACTAACCTTTCTCTTTGTCAATGAGTTTGGGCTTGTTGGCGTTACTTACGCATTTGCGCTTAATTACAGCCTATATCTTTTGGTTATGATCTGGTGTATGAGATATAGATTCTTTTGTTATTTTTCGGATCCTGGCTAA
- a CDS encoding DegT/DnrJ/EryC1/StrS family aminotransferase, whose amino-acid sequence MVTFLDLKAINDQYRDELVSAATRVIDSGWYVQGAEVSAFEQEFANYCGTEHCVGVANGLEALVLTLRAWIELGRLKEGDEVIVPANTYIASILAVTENRLVPVLVEPDEVTFNICPDKAEAAITSRTRAILPVHLYGQLADMPAIMDIAERYKLLVLEDSAQAHGASLHGKKAGSWGHASAFSFYPGKNLGALGDAGAVTTNDELVANAIRALGNYGSRKKYENLYQGRNSRLDEIQAAMLRVKLRYLDSETARRREIAQEYAKSIHNPAIKNPIIADAASTSLKLHAFHLYVIRTAKRNDLQAYLSEAGVKTMIHYPIPPHQQKAYKGLKDQSYPVTEAIHKQVLSLPMGPTLTDEEVKNVIEAVNSFS is encoded by the coding sequence ATGGTCACTTTTCTAGATTTGAAAGCAATCAATGACCAATATCGCGATGAACTTGTTTCTGCGGCAACACGCGTCATTGATTCAGGGTGGTATGTCCAGGGGGCCGAGGTTAGTGCCTTCGAGCAAGAGTTTGCCAACTACTGCGGCACTGAACATTGTGTGGGCGTCGCAAATGGATTGGAAGCTTTGGTGCTAACTTTACGGGCATGGATAGAATTAGGTCGCCTCAAAGAAGGTGATGAAGTTATCGTGCCAGCTAATACCTATATCGCGAGTATTCTGGCTGTTACCGAGAATCGTTTGGTGCCTGTATTGGTCGAGCCAGATGAGGTAACCTTTAACATCTGCCCCGATAAAGCTGAAGCAGCTATTACCAGCAGAACTCGTGCCATCCTACCAGTGCACTTATATGGTCAGTTGGCGGATATGCCTGCAATCATGGACATTGCTGAACGGTATAAACTGCTAGTTCTAGAGGATTCTGCTCAGGCGCATGGCGCTAGTCTCCATGGTAAGAAAGCTGGAAGCTGGGGGCATGCTAGCGCGTTCAGTTTTTATCCAGGAAAAAATCTTGGTGCCCTTGGTGATGCTGGTGCAGTAACAACGAATGACGAACTAGTTGCTAATGCTATTCGTGCGCTTGGAAACTATGGTAGTAGAAAGAAATACGAAAACCTATATCAGGGTCGCAACAGTCGATTGGATGAAATCCAGGCGGCAATGCTGAGGGTAAAGCTCCGGTATTTAGATTCAGAAACAGCTCGCCGTAGAGAAATTGCTCAGGAATACGCGAAGAGCATTCATAACCCTGCCATAAAAAATCCAATAATCGCAGATGCTGCTTCAACTTCTCTTAAATTACACGCATTTCATTTATATGTGATTCGTACAGCCAAACGAAATGATCTGCAAGCCTATCTCAGTGAAGCAGGTGTGAAAACCATGATTCACTATCCCATACCTCCGCATCAACAGAAAGCTTATAAAGGCTTGAAAGATCAAAGCTACCCGGTGACTGAAGCTATTCATAAGCAAGTGCTTAGTCTTCCCATGGGGCCAACTCTAACGGACGAAGAGGTGAAGAACGTTATTGAAGCGGTAAATAGCTTCTCATGA
- a CDS encoding acyltransferase, producing the protein MLNFYKKCDIDSIMIHETAIVSKCDIGAGTRIWQFVVVLEGAKIGRDCNICAHALIESDVELGDRVTVKSGVFIWDGTRIESDVFIGPNATFTNDPYPRSKKTPEKFSGIHIKKNSSIGANATLLPGITVGESAMVGAGSVVTRDVPDKAVVVGNPAKIIRYID; encoded by the coding sequence ATGCTGAATTTTTACAAAAAATGTGATATTGATTCTATCATGATACATGAGACTGCAATTGTTTCTAAGTGCGACATTGGTGCCGGGACACGTATTTGGCAATTTGTAGTGGTGTTAGAGGGGGCTAAGATTGGTCGAGATTGCAACATCTGTGCACATGCATTGATTGAAAGTGATGTTGAGCTAGGCGATCGTGTTACCGTAAAATCAGGTGTTTTCATCTGGGATGGTACTCGCATTGAGTCAGATGTTTTCATCGGCCCTAACGCTACATTCACAAATGACCCTTACCCACGGTCAAAAAAAACCCCAGAAAAATTTTCTGGTATTCATATAAAGAAAAATTCCAGCATTGGTGCAAATGCCACGCTCCTTCCTGGTATTACTGTCGGTGAAAGTGCAATGGTTGGTGCTGGTTCAGTTGTCACTCGAGACGTCCCAGATAAAGCTGTAGTCGTAGGTAATCCTGCAAAAATAATTAGGTATATTGATTAA
- a CDS encoding FdtA/QdtA family cupin domain-containing protein: MSLFEWINLSQLGDERGSLVSIEENSTAPFCIKRVYYIFGTRNDIARGFHAHKALIQMAICVAGKCRMEFDNGVRRECAWLDSPLQGVLIKQMVWHEMHDFSDDCVLMVLASDHYDENDYIRDYAEFLQKM, translated from the coding sequence ATGAGCCTATTTGAGTGGATCAATCTTTCGCAGTTGGGTGATGAACGCGGTTCTTTAGTTTCAATAGAGGAAAATAGCACAGCTCCATTTTGTATTAAGCGTGTCTATTATATTTTTGGCACAAGGAACGATATCGCGAGAGGTTTTCATGCACACAAGGCACTAATACAAATGGCTATATGTGTTGCTGGGAAGTGTCGCATGGAATTCGATAACGGGGTTCGAAGGGAATGTGCTTGGCTCGATAGCCCGCTACAAGGTGTTTTAATAAAGCAGATGGTATGGCACGAAATGCACGATTTTAGTGATGATTGCGTGCTGATGGTTCTTGCTAGTGACCATTATGACGAGAATGACTATATTCGGGACTATGCTGAATTTTTACAAAAAATGTGA